In Esox lucius isolate fEsoLuc1 chromosome 6, fEsoLuc1.pri, whole genome shotgun sequence, the following proteins share a genomic window:
- the aatkb gene encoding serine/threonine-protein kinase LMTK1 produces MDKPCSLSLYHWLVYLISTCSSVSLQHQHPLSPARKMLAIPLMSIMSSSLFVPGFALNSHFDLDGAPLSELSWPSSLAVVAVSLSGLFIFIFLMLACLCCKKGHSGFKEFENAEGEEYQTEQSTLVSPASQTGPDVYILPLTEVSHPVAHQPGPSVQLLKSTDLCRHSLLYLKEIGDGWFGKVLLAEVNAGLSTSQVVVKELKASASVQDQIRFLEEAQPYRVLQHPALLQCLAQCAEVTPYLLVVEFCPLGDVKGYLRSCRAADTVTPEPLILQRMACEIASGLLHLHKHNFIHSDLALRNCLLTSDLTVKIGDYGLSQNKYKDDYFVTSDQMSVPLRWIAPELIDEAHGNILVENQNQQSNVWSLGVTIWELFEMGNQPYQHYSDRQVLIYAVKEQQLRLPKPLLKTPLAERWYEVMQFCWLQPDQRPTSEEVHMLLSFLCAKGVSKAEEDFERRWDSLRPLPRAGPTSSLHRRTLAVDRPSSCSSSSFPLLEQFSGCDGYHSESGDDVLTVTETSHGLNFEYRWEKAGVEQPYHHAASSSSGALGAVNHHCQELYYPPGPGGMMGGCGAVELEGLTLGVSPSYYKPKALHGSGVGVVPVLSAHSPSVNSEYYIRIEEPGADCHVNMDLDYTMCSYSPDYQGSNGSFLTGSADSGDCMMGTGQAHSKPVDSYWSADIHKARGGGAYDSDPDGSPTISLTMEPLLGQVSESSPLRPWETGHYVSYKDRDGGYYYEHSPPLGIGHHRGLGLDHHRHYIMGREHSAPEPHQESWGSRSLRQALGELENPLGIPASISGPPQGGVPPFDAGDPYLEPAQGSGSVLGPSSVTGGYYDMMGSLRKTMPGHSVSITMASEEALFISHRDSDSDEEDDIFLERSSACNTWPTKPSSHSVNSTGLGLGLSLGRSRQAGCRQQQDAYADFHYTMPTIDIEDSWPETFHSGPGVAKPIDYLETRPCPVKDTGCLAMGKLHTLVPSEEACNAYIYLCHDREEEDGEKREGEIECCHSHFVDPLTGLVVWNYAREDYGDQLVKIPNQDEEGVDLSPAPGGPAVSKSTLTHKNNTNPQDHAEQYVDVTMDQTPSRDYKQEVGTEDKGVLTDPKPQDRGTTTPLGGLVPLVEPESELSQTFDSGLDKDHCSSISLVDISDCCTDDDEDDDITDVTSGIFADEVSVGEITASPSLSRPVTSLQQQVGNPDSMDSMDLPAVVGTSCEAFSPASSSSHPSSSSPKAMDSGYDTENNESPEFIPKEPHNEPRDPDTFTQPLGESILDNSLDEEGEEGGEEAEVTAPEDDDEPTLDDDVELTAFQTTDIETKLEPISEKNPYRDSAYFSDYENERLSRDEGDEKVEDHENARGDEEEEAVEDRQIEKIELYIEEEEEQEEEKGLGEEEEDDGDEKQKTSALLLKDSDNPEMEGCLTEDSPRHEELEPGLDLAFNPFGEGEAVSEVWPAQEEPSSLGDWAAEVVGAMEEALGELQRSSSIETSSSTKEVEEEEEIKEKEEEETEQGDMVYSSEALESAGVLEKASSGKTQDKEDGYQDNGTPSCHIRCSSSPPPPSTPPPPLPPMTPPLGRVSSGDGEEADEEDGDGDSDDSESDEELRSYSVQEEQSEESEEENHTVPIVLSNCSDGHNLRSLLKMPTMLSAETLTSDLLERKKKVVSFFDDVTVYLFDQQSPTKELAESGFPPGGEISRHGSEVKQPTSDDSSDGNISEESGGYEWEDDFPLLPLPTPSCKMAASSCTPSTPSLPSSSKTPDPKPAVQYSRFTVSPSHAARFSITHVSDSDMDSGPGSSEDGDRD; encoded by the exons ATGGGGCTCCTCTGAGTGAGCTGTCGTGGCCATCGTCTCTGGCGGTGGTGGCTGTTTCCTTGTCTGggctcttcatcttcatcttcctcatgcTGGCCTGCCTCTGCTGCAAGAAGGGACACTCTGGTTTCAAG GAGTTTGAGAATGCAGAGGGGGAGGAGTACCAGACGGAACAGTCCACTCTGGTGTCTCCAGCCTCACAGACTGGACCGGACGTCTACATCCTGCCGCTCACTGAGGTGTCACACCCAGTGGCCCATCAGCCGGGACCATCTG TGCAACTCCTGAAATCCACAGACCTCTGTCGCCACAGTCTTCTGTACTTGAAGGAGATTGGTGATGGCTGGTTCGGAAAG GTTCTCCTGGCGGAGGTGAATGCGGGCCTGAGTACCAGCCAGGTGGTGGTAAAGGAGCTGAAGGCCAGTGCTAGTGTCCAGGACCAGATACGCTTCCTGGAGGAGGCTCAACCATACCG GGTCCTCCAGCACCCGGCCCTCCTGCAGTGCCTGGCCCAGTGCGCCGAAGTCACCCCGTACCTGCTGGTGGTGGAGTTCTGCCCCCTG GGTGATGTAAAAGGTTACCTGCGGAGCTGTCGGGCCGCAGACACTGTAACCCCTGAACCCCTGATCCTTCAGAGGATGGCATGTGAAATCGCCTCAGGACTCCTGCATCTGCACAAACACAACTTTATACACAG TGACCTGGCCTTGAGAAACTGCCTGCTAACCTCTGACCTCACCGTGAAAATTGGAGACTATGGTTTGTCACAGAACAAGTACAAAGATGACTACTTCGTGACATCGGACCAGATGTCTGTCCCCCTGCGCTGGATCGCTCCAGAACTCATTGACGAGGCCCATGGCAACATCCTGGTGGAGAACCAGAACCAACAGAGCAATGTCTG GTCGCTGGGGGTCACCATCTGGGAGCTGTTTGAGATGGGGAACCAACCGTATCAACACTATTCTGACAGACAGGTCCTGATCTACGCTGTGAAGGAACAGCAGCTCAGACTACCCAAACCTCTGCTCAAAACACCCCTAGCTGAACGCtg GTACGAGGTGATGCAGTTCTGCTGGCTCCAACCAGACCAGAGGCCCACCTCTGAGGAGGTCCACATGTTACTGAGTTTCCTGTGTGCCAAAGGAGTCAGCAAGGCGGAGGAGGACTTTGAGAGGCGCTGGGACTCCCTGCGTCCCCTCCCCCGTGCCGGCCCAACCAGCAGCCTCCACCGTAGGACCTTGGCCGTCG ACCGACCATCCTCctgctcttcttcctctttcccaCTGCTGGAACAGTTCTCAGGTTGTGACGGATACCACAGCGAATCAGGAGACGATGTCCTGACTGTGACAGAGACCAGCCACGGTCTAAACTTTGAGTACAGGTGGGAGAAGGCGGGGGTGGAGCAGCCGTACCACCACGCGGCCTCGTCCTCCAGCGGCGCCCTGGGGGCTGTCAACCACCACTGCCAGGAACTGTACTACCCCCCTGGGCCCGGGGGCATGATGGGGGGCTGTGGGGCGGTGGAGCTGGAGGGTCTCACACTGGGGGTGTCCCCTTCCTACTACAAGCCCAAGGCGCTGCACGGCTCTGGGGTAGGCGTGGTGCCAGTGCTCAGCGCCCACAGTCCCTCTGTGAACTCGGAGTACTATATCCGCATCGAGGAGCCAGGTGCCGACTGTCACGTCAACATGGACCTGGACTACACCATGTGCTCCTACAGCCCGGACTACCAAGGCAGCAACGGAAGCTTCCTGACGGGCAGCGCTGACTCAGGGGACTGCATGATGGGAACGGGCCAGGCCCACTCCAAGCCCGTAGACTCCTACTGGTCAGCAGACATCCACAAGGCCAGGGGCGGTGGAGCATATGACTCCGACCCAGACGGCAGCCCGACCATCTCCCTGACCATGGAGCCTCTTCTGGGGCAGGTCTCTGAGTCCAGCCCCCTGAGACCCTGGGAGACCGGCCACTACGTCTCCtacaaggacagggatgggGGGTACTACTATGAGCACTCCCCTCCCCTGGGCATCGGTCACCACAGGGGTCTGGGTTTGGACCACCACCGGCATTACATTATGGGGCGGGAACACTCAGCCCCTGAGCCCCACCAGGAGAGCTGGGGTTCCAGGAGCCTCCGTCAGGCCCTGGGGGAACTGGAGAACCCTCTGGGGATACCTGCGTCCATCAGCGGCCCTCCCCAGGGTGGTGTTCCTCCTTTTGATGCAGGGGACCCTTACCTGGAACCAGCCCAGGGATCAGGGTCCGTCCTCGGGCCAAGCAGTGTCACAGGTGGCTACTATGACATGATGGGTTCTCTGAGGAAGACCATGCCAGGCCACTCAGTCAGCATCACCATGGCATCGGAAGAGGCCCTCTTCATCAGTCACCGGGACAGTGACTCAGACGAGGAAGACGATATATTCTTAGAGAGGAGCAGCGCTTGTAACACCTGGCCCACTAAACCGTCCAGCCACTCCGTTAACAGCACCGGTCTGGGTTTGGGTTTGAGCCTTGGCCGGAGTAGACAGGCTGGTTGCAGACAACAGCAGGATGCCTATGCAGACTTCCACTACACCATGCCCACCATCGACATAGAGGACTCCTGGCCTGAGACCTTCCACTCGGGCCCAGGTGTGGCCAAACCTATCGACTACCTGGAGACTAGGCCATGTCCAGTTAAAGACACCGGCTGTCTAGCCATGGGGAAGCTTCACACCTTGGTGCCCTCAGAGGAAGCTTGCAATGCCTACATCTATCTGTGCcatgacagagaggaagaggatggagagaagagggagggggagatcgAGTGCTGCCACTCTCATTTTGTCGACCCCCTCACAGGCTTGGTGGTGTGGAACTACGCCCGGGAGGACTACGGGGACCAGCTGGTGAAGATACCCAATCAGGACGAGGAGGGTGTGGATCTGTCACCAGCACCGGGAGGGCCTGCGGTATCCAAATCAACCTTGACACACAAGAATAACACCAACCCTCAGGACCACGCTGAGCAGTATGTTGACGTCACCATGGATCAGACCCCTTCCAGAGACTACAAGCAAGAAGTCGGTACCGAAGACAAGGGGGTCCTCACAGACCCTAAACCCCAGGATCGGGGTACGACCACTCCGCTGGGTGGCCTCGTTCCCCTGGTGGAGCCTGAGTCAGAGCTGAGCCAGACATTTGACAGCGGCCTGGACAAAGACCACTGCTCTAGCATCAGTCTAGTAGACATCTCAGACTGCTGCACCGACGATGACGAAGACGATGACATCACTGACGTGACCTCTGGGATCTTTGCTGATGAGGTGTCAGTCGGAGAGATTACGGCCTCTCCGTCTCTGAGTCGTCCCGTCACGTCCCTACAGCAGCAGGTGGGAAACCCCGATTCCATGGACTCCATGGATCTTCCTGCAGTGGTAGGTACCAGCTGTGAGGCGTTCAGCCCCGCCTCCAGCTCTTCCCACCCATCTAGCTCCTCCCCCAAGGCCATGGACAGTGGGTATGACACGGAGAACAACGAAAGCCCAGAGTTTATCCCCAAGGAGCCTCACAATGAGCCAAGGGATCCAGATACGTTCACCCAACCGTTGGGGGAGTCAATCCTGGACAACAGTCTggatgaggagggggaggaggggggagaggaggcagAGGTGACCGCCCCAGAAGATGACGATGAACCTACCCTTGATGATGATGTGGAGCTAACGGCCTTCCAGACCACAGACATTGAGACGAAGCTGGAACCAATCAGTGAGAAAAATCCCTACCGTGACTCTGCATACTTCTCTGACTATGAAAATGAACGCCTTTCCAGGGATGAGGGCGATGAGAAAGTTGAGGATCATGAAAATGCAAGGGGggatgaggaagaagaggcAGTGGAGGACAGGCAGATAGAGAAGATAGAACTGTATatagaggaagaagaggagcaagaagaggagaaagggttgggagaagaggaagaggatgatgGCGATGAAAAGCAGAAGACCTCAGCTCTTCTTCTGAAGGACAGTGACAATCCAGAGATGGAGGGCTGCCTGACAGAAGATTCCCCCCGGCACGAAGAGCTGGAGCCAGGGCTTGATCTAGCCTTCAATCCCTTTGGAGAAGGTGAAGCAGTATCTGAGGTTTGGCCTGCCCAGGAGGAGCCCTCTTCCCTGGGAGACTGGGCAGCGGAGGTGGTAGGTGCTATGGAGGAGGCCTTGGGAGAACTCCAGAGGAGCAGCAGTATTGAAACCAGCTCTAGTACcaaagaggtggaggaagaagaagagattaaggagaaggaagaagaagagaCAGAACAAGGAGACATGGTGTACTCATCCGAAGCCTTAGAATCAGCAGGAGTCCTGGAAAAGGCATCTAGTGGAAAGACCCAGGACAAGGAGGATGGTTACCAAGACAACGGTACTCCCTCATGCCATATCCGCTGTTCCTCttccccaccccctccctccacacctcctcctcctctccccccgaTGACTCCGCCTCTGGGTCGGGTTTCATCTGGAGACGGGGAGGAGGCGGACGAGGAGGACGGAGATGGTGACTCGGATGACAGTGAGTCTGATGAAGAGCTGAGGAGCTACAGCGTCCAGGAGGAGCAGAGTGAGGAGAGCGAGGAGGAGAACCACACCGTACCCATAGTGCTTAGCAACTGTAGCGATGGTCATAACCTTCGGAGTCTTCTGAAGATGCCCACCATGCTCTCTGCAGAGACGCTCACCAGTGACCTGCTGGAACGCAAGAAGAAGGTGGTGTCCTTCTTCGATGATGTCACCGTCTACCTGTTTGACCAG CAAAGCCCAACCAAGGAGCTGGCTGAGAGTGGTTTTCCTCCTGGTGGTGAGATCAGCAGACATGGATCAGAGGTCAAACAACCAACCTCTGATGACTCGTCAGATGGAAACATCTCAGAAGAGA GTGGCGGCTATGAGTGGGAGGATGACTTCCCGCTGTTGCCCCTCCCCACTCCCTCATGCAAGATGGCTGCCTCCTCCTGCACCCCATCCACTCCCAGCCTGCCTTCATCCTCTAAGACACCGGATCCCAAGCCGGCAGTGCAGTACTCCCGCTTCACCGTGTCCCCCAGCCACGCAGCACGTTTCTCCATCACACATGTGTCTGACTCCGACATGGACTCAGGACCAG GAAGCAGTGAGGATGGGGATAGAGACTAA